The following proteins are encoded in a genomic region of Catharus ustulatus isolate bCatUst1 chromosome 4, bCatUst1.pri.v2, whole genome shotgun sequence:
- the WASHC3 gene encoding WASH complex subunit 3 isoform X1 produces the protein MDEDGLPIVGSGIDLTKVPAIQQKRTVAFLNQFVVHTVQFLNRFSTVCEEKLSALSLRIQQIETTLNILDAKLSSIPGLEDVKFEVSSANVNSVTNGPLAQAATDQQTAGSPQSGQNNAQEEGLQKTEVVTENVITVAKDPRYARYLKMVQVGVPVMAIRNKMISEGLNPDLLETPDAPVPAWGDDGKAEDSSDSESSFSD, from the exons ATGGACGAGGACGGGCTGCCCATCGTGGGCTCCGGCATTGACCTCACCAAG gtTCCTGCTATTCAGCAGAAAAGAACTGTGGCATTTCTAAACCAGTTTGTGGTTCACACAGTGCAGTTTCTCAACCGCTTTTCTACTGTTTGTGAAGAG AAATTGTCAGCACTCTCTCTCCGTATCCAACAAATTGAAACCACACTCAATATTCTGGATGCAAAG TTATCCTCAATTCCTGGCCTAGAAGATGTCAAATTTGAAGTGTCCAGTGCAAATGTGAACAGTGTTACAAATGGTCCTTTGGCACAGGCTGCTACAGATCAACAGACAGCTGGATCACCTCAGTCTGGA CAGAACAATGCACAAGAAGAAGGGTTACAGAAAACGGAGGTGGTAACAGAAAATGTCATAACTGTGGCCAAGGATCCAAGATATGCCAGATATCTCAAAATGGTGCAAGTG GGTGTTCCTGTAATGGCAATACGAAACAAAATGATTTCTGAGGGGCTAAATCCAGATCTTCTTGA GACCCCAGATgcccctgtgcctgcctggggaGATGATGGCAAAGCAGAAGACAGCTCTGATAGTGAATCTTCATTCAGTGACTGA
- the WASHC3 gene encoding WASH complex subunit 3 isoform X3: protein MDEDGLPIVGSGIDLTKVPAIQQKRTVAFLNQFVVHTVQFLNRFSTVCEEKLSALSLRIQQIETTLNILDAKLSSIPGLEDVKFEVSSANVNSVTNGPLAQAATDQQTAGSPQSGQNNAQEEGLQKTEVVTENVITVAKDPRYARYLKMVQVDPRCPCACLGR from the exons ATGGACGAGGACGGGCTGCCCATCGTGGGCTCCGGCATTGACCTCACCAAG gtTCCTGCTATTCAGCAGAAAAGAACTGTGGCATTTCTAAACCAGTTTGTGGTTCACACAGTGCAGTTTCTCAACCGCTTTTCTACTGTTTGTGAAGAG AAATTGTCAGCACTCTCTCTCCGTATCCAACAAATTGAAACCACACTCAATATTCTGGATGCAAAG TTATCCTCAATTCCTGGCCTAGAAGATGTCAAATTTGAAGTGTCCAGTGCAAATGTGAACAGTGTTACAAATGGTCCTTTGGCACAGGCTGCTACAGATCAACAGACAGCTGGATCACCTCAGTCTGGA CAGAACAATGCACAAGAAGAAGGGTTACAGAAAACGGAGGTGGTAACAGAAAATGTCATAACTGTGGCCAAGGATCCAAGATATGCCAGATATCTCAAAATGGTGCAAGTG GACCCCAGATgcccctgtgcctgcctggggaGATGA
- the WASHC3 gene encoding WASH complex subunit 3 isoform X2, whose amino-acid sequence MDEDGLPIVGSGIDLTKVPAIQQKRTVAFLNQFVVHTVQFLNRFSTVCEEKLSALSLRIQQIETTLNILDAKLSSIPGLEDVKFEVSSANVNSVTNGPLAQAATDQQTAGSPQSGNNAQEEGLQKTEVVTENVITVAKDPRYARYLKMVQVGVPVMAIRNKMISEGLNPDLLETPDAPVPAWGDDGKAEDSSDSESSFSD is encoded by the exons ATGGACGAGGACGGGCTGCCCATCGTGGGCTCCGGCATTGACCTCACCAAG gtTCCTGCTATTCAGCAGAAAAGAACTGTGGCATTTCTAAACCAGTTTGTGGTTCACACAGTGCAGTTTCTCAACCGCTTTTCTACTGTTTGTGAAGAG AAATTGTCAGCACTCTCTCTCCGTATCCAACAAATTGAAACCACACTCAATATTCTGGATGCAAAG TTATCCTCAATTCCTGGCCTAGAAGATGTCAAATTTGAAGTGTCCAGTGCAAATGTGAACAGTGTTACAAATGGTCCTTTGGCACAGGCTGCTACAGATCAACAGACAGCTGGATCACCTCAGTCTGGA AACAATGCACAAGAAGAAGGGTTACAGAAAACGGAGGTGGTAACAGAAAATGTCATAACTGTGGCCAAGGATCCAAGATATGCCAGATATCTCAAAATGGTGCAAGTG GGTGTTCCTGTAATGGCAATACGAAACAAAATGATTTCTGAGGGGCTAAATCCAGATCTTCTTGA GACCCCAGATgcccctgtgcctgcctggggaGATGATGGCAAAGCAGAAGACAGCTCTGATAGTGAATCTTCATTCAGTGACTGA